The following coding sequences lie in one Spirosoma sp. KUDC1026 genomic window:
- the pyrE gene encoding orotate phosphoribosyltransferase, whose translation MDHLTTQQAVARHLLTVKAVRLQPDSPFTWSSGWKSPIYCDNRVTLAYPDVRTFIKNALAAAIRERFPDVEAIAGVATAGIPQGVLVADVLNLPYCYVRPEPKAHGMGKQIEGQLDAGQKVVVIEDLISTGGSSLKVVDALRKAGAEVLGMAAIFTYGFPIADQNFADRKVELVCLSNYDELLNEAQALNYIPANALDSLSTWRQNPAEWGK comes from the coding sequence GTGGATCATTTGACTACCCAACAGGCCGTTGCCCGGCATCTGCTCACCGTAAAAGCCGTACGGCTCCAACCCGATAGTCCGTTTACCTGGAGTTCGGGCTGGAAATCGCCCATCTATTGCGACAACCGCGTTACACTGGCCTATCCTGACGTTCGTACATTTATTAAAAACGCACTGGCTGCTGCCATTCGGGAGCGTTTTCCGGACGTAGAAGCCATTGCGGGCGTAGCTACGGCCGGTATCCCACAAGGCGTTCTGGTCGCTGATGTACTAAACCTCCCCTACTGCTACGTTCGTCCCGAGCCCAAAGCACACGGCATGGGCAAACAGATCGAAGGGCAGTTGGATGCAGGCCAGAAAGTAGTTGTAATTGAAGACCTGATTTCGACCGGCGGCAGTTCGCTGAAGGTAGTCGACGCGCTGCGCAAAGCAGGTGCCGAGGTACTGGGGATGGCGGCTATTTTCACCTACGGCTTTCCGATTGCCGATCAGAACTTCGCCGACCGTAAAGTCGAACTGGTTTGTCTGAGCAACTACGATGAGTTACTCAACGAAGCCCAGGCCCTGAACTACATCCCTGCCAACGCGCTGGACTCCTTATCGACCTGGCGCCAGAACCCAGCCGAGTGGGGGAAGTAA
- a CDS encoding hemolysin family protein produces MEAYALLFGALLTLVLAGFFSAVEMAYLSVNRLYFELHGKQGPLGEKLVSSFLKNPILFIGTTLSGNTLFLVLYGVLGVLILNPILIDLLPDSYTHPFWLIVIETVLLTVVFMPLADYLPKSLALIHPDRFLEKLAVPLWVLYKGIAPIVRLLVRTARFIIRYVLGKKNPEIRPVFGLTDLNQYLQEFNQTADPSEEVEVDSRIFNNAIEFREVRVRDCQVPRTEIAAVAIDDSIDELQQAFQQSGHSKIIVYRDTIDDVLGYCHALALFQKPTSIESIITPMIVIPETMLAQDLLLRFLAERKSLALVVDEFGGTSGLVSVEDIVEQIFGEIQDEFDTNEDWVERKLDDHTWLLSARHEIDDLNEKYGWNIPEGNYDTLGGLILAANEDLPRVSDVIEFSPFTFTIISMDGTRIDTVRVNFTGRQPD; encoded by the coding sequence TTGGAAGCCTACGCCCTTCTTTTCGGAGCTCTGCTGACCCTGGTCCTGGCCGGGTTCTTCTCGGCCGTCGAAATGGCGTATCTCTCCGTTAACCGGCTGTATTTCGAGCTGCACGGCAAGCAGGGCCCATTGGGCGAGAAACTGGTTTCCAGTTTCCTTAAAAACCCGATTCTGTTTATTGGTACGACCCTCAGCGGCAATACGCTGTTTCTGGTATTATACGGGGTGCTCGGCGTCCTGATTCTCAATCCAATTCTGATTGATCTGCTGCCCGATTCGTATACGCATCCGTTCTGGCTGATCGTCATCGAAACAGTTTTATTGACGGTTGTTTTCATGCCCCTGGCCGATTACCTGCCCAAAAGCCTGGCGCTGATTCACCCCGACCGTTTTCTTGAAAAACTGGCCGTGCCGCTCTGGGTGCTTTACAAAGGTATTGCTCCCATTGTCCGGTTGCTGGTTCGTACGGCCCGGTTCATTATCCGGTACGTGCTGGGCAAGAAAAACCCGGAAATCCGTCCCGTTTTCGGCCTGACTGATCTTAATCAGTATCTCCAGGAGTTTAACCAGACGGCAGATCCGTCCGAGGAAGTCGAAGTCGATTCGCGCATTTTCAACAATGCCATCGAATTTCGGGAGGTACGTGTCCGCGATTGTCAGGTACCCCGAACGGAGATTGCCGCCGTCGCTATCGACGATTCGATTGACGAACTCCAGCAGGCGTTTCAGCAGAGTGGACACTCCAAGATCATTGTGTATCGGGATACCATCGACGATGTGCTTGGTTACTGCCATGCACTGGCGCTTTTCCAGAAACCAACCAGCATCGAATCGATCATCACACCCATGATCGTTATTCCGGAGACGATGCTCGCCCAGGATCTGTTGCTCCGGTTTCTGGCCGAACGCAAAAGTCTGGCGCTGGTAGTAGATGAATTCGGCGGCACATCGGGACTGGTTAGCGTGGAAGATATTGTTGAGCAGATATTCGGCGAAATTCAGGACGAGTTTGATACCAACGAAGACTGGGTAGAGCGAAAACTGGACGACCATACCTGGCTGTTGAGTGCCCGGCACGAGATTGATGACCTGAATGAAAAATATGGCTGGAACATTCCCGAAGGTAATTATGATACCCTGGGGGGGCTTATTCTGGCCGCCAACGAGGATTTACCCCGCGTTAGCGATGTGATTGAATTTTCTCCGTTTACGTTTACTATTATTTCGATGGACGGTACGCGTATCGACACAGTCCGGGTGAACTTTACAGGCAGACAACCGGACTAA
- the ccsA gene encoding cytochrome c biogenesis protein CcsA: protein MIHTTIGQLGHFFVILSFVTALVATVAYFLSSLGLRRALAAQPTAERSEEAVLEYESGDTLTVQKPKTRRNVSTGEKANATAATKDDWRTLARWAFYIHGAAVVGIAASLFYIIYNHYFEYHYAWSHSSLALPVHYMISCFWEGQEGSFLLWLFWNAVLGGILIQTSGSKWEAPMMTIFALVQAFLASMILGVVFGDWLKIGSSPFLLLKEAMPDAPIFTMNPDYVPKDGNGLNPLLQNYWMVIHPPTTFLGYALTLVPFSYCIAGLWRNQPLEWIRPALPWTLAGGMILGTAIMMGGYWAYETLNFGGYWNWDPVENSVYVPWLVLVGALHTMLIAKKSSTGLKTAIILTIATFLLILYSTFLSRSGILGNASVHSFTDLGLSGQLLVYMLAFLVLSVALAVSKWKFIPSDEQEASVYTKEFWLFIGATVLCLAAFQVTATTSIPVYNKILESFGKVSNLALPADQVAHYSKFQIWFFIVIALLTGVGQYMWWRKLDNKKWDALTTPAIITLLISAGIIAFGSITNPVYMALLVAAVFALVANTTIVLGVIRGNYRLSGGAVAHIGMALMLLGVLYSAGYSRIISINNSGLAISNQEEFTKNDNKENKENKLLWLNQGEQMGPYQLTYRGRRIEARDVPGYLPQKAVSVIDGDFHGIAQQDIEQNGKLYYKKGDTLALYPENTYYEVEYREPSGKIFTLYPRAQANDRMGLLASPDIRHKMDRDMYTFVSSVPDPSSERSWGKTENYTIAVKDTFFLNDYVAILDNVIRTNDVEGMEIGPNDAAVRAHIRVLDKNGEHILKPAFIIKDRMVGRRADTSDELGVRIQLNAIDPASGKFTFAVNQTKRDYIVLKAYEKPLINILWIGTLLVIIGFLMATIRRYRDFSKMKQKGLA, encoded by the coding sequence ATGATACACACTACAATCGGTCAACTCGGCCATTTTTTCGTCATTCTGTCGTTTGTTACGGCATTGGTGGCAACGGTGGCTTATTTCCTGTCGTCACTCGGTTTGCGCCGGGCGCTGGCGGCACAACCCACCGCTGAGCGGAGCGAAGAAGCGGTTCTGGAATACGAATCGGGAGATACGCTCACCGTGCAGAAGCCCAAAACCCGCCGGAACGTATCGACGGGCGAAAAGGCCAATGCGACAGCAGCCACGAAAGACGACTGGCGGACGCTGGCCCGTTGGGCGTTCTACATCCACGGCGCGGCTGTAGTTGGTATTGCGGCTTCGCTGTTTTACATTATCTACAATCACTATTTCGAGTACCATTACGCCTGGAGTCACTCGTCGCTGGCGCTGCCGGTGCACTACATGATTTCGTGCTTCTGGGAAGGTCAGGAAGGTTCTTTCCTGCTCTGGCTGTTCTGGAATGCGGTCTTGGGCGGTATTCTGATTCAAACCAGTGGTAGTAAATGGGAAGCCCCCATGATGACCATCTTTGCGCTGGTACAGGCTTTCCTGGCGTCGATGATTCTGGGAGTTGTATTCGGGGATTGGCTTAAGATTGGTTCCTCGCCGTTCCTGCTGCTGAAAGAAGCAATGCCCGATGCGCCTATCTTCACGATGAATCCTGACTACGTCCCGAAAGACGGCAACGGCCTGAACCCGCTGCTGCAGAACTACTGGATGGTTATCCACCCCCCCACGACGTTCCTGGGCTACGCCTTAACGCTGGTTCCTTTCTCGTACTGCATCGCCGGTCTGTGGCGCAACCAACCCCTCGAATGGATTCGTCCTGCCCTCCCCTGGACGCTGGCCGGTGGTATGATTCTAGGTACAGCTATTATGATGGGCGGCTACTGGGCTTACGAAACTCTGAACTTTGGCGGCTACTGGAACTGGGACCCCGTCGAGAACTCGGTCTACGTACCCTGGCTGGTGCTGGTTGGTGCGCTGCACACTATGCTGATCGCAAAGAAGAGCTCAACGGGTCTGAAAACTGCGATTATCCTGACGATTGCTACGTTCCTTCTGATTCTCTACTCAACTTTCCTGTCGCGGAGCGGTATTCTTGGTAACGCATCGGTACACTCGTTCACTGATCTAGGTCTCTCGGGGCAACTGCTGGTTTACATGCTAGCGTTCTTAGTGCTCTCAGTCGCGTTGGCGGTTAGTAAGTGGAAATTTATACCCAGCGATGAGCAGGAAGCATCGGTATACACTAAAGAGTTCTGGCTGTTTATCGGCGCTACAGTACTCTGTCTGGCCGCTTTTCAGGTAACAGCTACTACGTCGATTCCAGTGTACAACAAGATTCTCGAATCGTTCGGTAAAGTATCAAATCTGGCTCTCCCCGCCGATCAGGTGGCGCACTACAGTAAATTCCAGATCTGGTTTTTCATTGTTATTGCGTTGCTCACGGGCGTCGGCCAGTATATGTGGTGGCGTAAGCTGGACAACAAGAAGTGGGACGCACTCACTACGCCGGCTATCATTACGTTGCTGATCAGCGCAGGTATTATCGCCTTTGGATCGATCACCAATCCTGTTTACATGGCGTTATTGGTAGCCGCGGTGTTTGCACTGGTGGCTAATACAACCATCGTTCTGGGGGTTATTCGCGGTAATTATCGTCTGTCGGGGGGGGCTGTTGCCCACATTGGCATGGCGCTGATGCTGCTGGGCGTTCTTTACTCGGCGGGTTATTCGCGGATCATTTCGATCAATAACAGCGGCCTGGCGATCTCGAATCAGGAGGAGTTCACCAAGAACGACAACAAAGAGAATAAAGAAAATAAGCTACTGTGGCTGAATCAGGGCGAGCAAATGGGTCCCTATCAGCTCACGTACCGGGGCCGCCGGATCGAAGCCCGTGACGTGCCGGGGTATCTTCCCCAGAAAGCGGTGTCGGTAATAGACGGCGATTTCCACGGTATTGCCCAGCAGGACATCGAGCAGAACGGCAAACTGTACTACAAAAAGGGGGATACGCTGGCGCTGTATCCAGAGAATACGTACTATGAAGTCGAGTATCGGGAGCCCAGCGGCAAGATCTTTACGCTCTACCCACGGGCGCAGGCGAATGATCGAATGGGTCTGTTAGCCTCGCCGGACATTCGTCACAAAATGGACCGCGATATGTATACGTTTGTATCATCGGTCCCAGATCCAAGTTCAGAGAGAAGCTGGGGTAAGACGGAAAACTACACAATAGCAGTTAAAGATACGTTCTTCCTGAACGACTACGTCGCCATTCTGGACAATGTAATCCGGACCAACGATGTTGAAGGCATGGAAATCGGTCCCAATGATGCCGCCGTTCGCGCACACATCCGTGTGCTGGATAAAAACGGTGAACATATTCTGAAACCGGCGTTCATCATTAAAGATCGGATGGTGGGTCGCCGGGCCGATACGAGCGATGAACTGGGGGTTCGGATTCAATTGAACGCAATCGACCCGGCAAGCGGTAAATTTACCTTTGCCGTCAACCAGACGAAGCGCGATTATATTGTTCTGAAAGCATACGAAAAGCCGCTGATCAATATTCTCTGGATTGGTACGCTTCTGGTGATTATTGGTTTCCTGATGGCTACCATCCGACGGTACCGCGACTTCTCGAAAATGAAACAAAAGGGTCTGGCTTAA
- a CDS encoding type II toxin-antitoxin system VapC family toxin — MGAKFLIDTNAIIDFSEGRLSELGRSFLIRIIEDEPCISAITKIELLGFSSVSQAIIDFTDVAVVYGLTDAVVDRTIELCKKHRIKLPDAIIAATALIYEMTLISRNGKDFQSIDQLTCLDLHKL; from the coding sequence ATGGGAGCGAAATTTCTGATTGATACGAATGCAATCATTGATTTTTCTGAAGGTAGACTGTCAGAATTAGGACGTAGTTTTCTGATTAGAATCATTGAAGACGAGCCCTGTATTTCGGCTATTACGAAGATTGAATTACTTGGTTTCTCTAGCGTTAGTCAGGCCATTATCGATTTCACGGATGTGGCTGTGGTTTATGGATTGACCGATGCTGTAGTGGATCGAACAATCGAACTGTGTAAGAAACATAGAATCAAACTGCCAGATGCCATTATAGCAGCTACTGCCTTAATTTATGAGATGACCCTTATTAGTCGAAATGGAAAAGACTTTCAGTCAATAGACCAACTGACTTGTCTTGATCTGCATAAATTATAG
- a CDS encoding dihydrolipoyl dehydrogenase family protein has translation MQTFDVVIIGTGSAGKQVAETARAAGKSVAIIDKLPFGGTCSQRGCDPKKVLVGAAEIVARSTDLKGKGITEKAVIDWSDLMAFKKTFTDSIPDSTEKKFADQGIAQFHGVASFTAKNQLKVGDETLEATHFVIAAGAAPQPLNIPGEDKLIDSTGFLELSQLPDEIVMIGGGYIAFEFAHIAARAGANVTIIHQGKRPLEQFDADLISLLTTATEDIGVRVLLDAKVTEIDGNGDQLTVRYEQDHQQLSVTTKLVVHAAGRVADVADIGLDKAGVEVSKKGVVVNEYLQSVSNPAIYACGDVSDKGKPLTPLASYEGGIVGSNILSEKSKKYTDNPVPSAVFTLPPLAAVGLTEEQATEQGLDVTVTYQETKDWYTSKRINEPVSAFKTLVDKKSGLIVGAHVLGAGSDELINVFTLAMKYKISAKELAGTLMAYPTHASNLSSMLPDE, from the coding sequence ATGCAGACATTTGACGTTGTGATTATTGGTACCGGTTCGGCGGGAAAACAGGTCGCTGAAACGGCGCGGGCCGCTGGAAAATCCGTAGCTATTATTGATAAATTGCCTTTTGGCGGGACCTGCTCGCAACGAGGCTGTGATCCTAAGAAAGTACTGGTTGGCGCGGCCGAGATTGTGGCTCGTTCGACCGATCTGAAGGGGAAAGGTATTACCGAAAAGGCCGTAATCGACTGGTCTGATCTAATGGCCTTCAAAAAGACGTTTACCGACTCTATTCCTGACAGCACAGAAAAGAAGTTTGCCGACCAGGGCATCGCCCAGTTTCACGGCGTAGCATCGTTTACCGCAAAGAATCAGTTAAAAGTTGGCGACGAAACGCTGGAAGCTACGCATTTTGTGATTGCGGCCGGAGCAGCCCCGCAACCGCTCAACATTCCTGGCGAGGACAAACTAATCGACAGTACAGGTTTCCTTGAGTTATCTCAGCTACCCGACGAAATTGTAATGATTGGCGGGGGATACATTGCCTTCGAATTTGCCCACATTGCCGCCCGGGCTGGTGCTAACGTAACCATCATTCACCAGGGAAAACGACCGCTTGAACAGTTCGATGCCGACTTAATTTCCCTGCTTACAACAGCTACCGAAGACATTGGCGTTCGTGTACTGCTGGATGCTAAGGTAACAGAAATCGATGGTAACGGCGACCAACTGACGGTACGGTATGAACAGGATCATCAGCAACTATCTGTAACAACAAAACTGGTCGTGCATGCTGCCGGCCGGGTTGCCGATGTCGCCGATATTGGGCTTGATAAAGCAGGAGTTGAGGTGAGCAAAAAAGGCGTAGTGGTTAACGAGTACCTACAGTCGGTGTCCAACCCGGCTATCTATGCCTGCGGTGATGTTTCTGATAAAGGCAAACCACTCACTCCTCTGGCATCATACGAAGGCGGCATTGTTGGAAGCAATATCCTGTCCGAAAAATCGAAGAAGTACACCGATAATCCAGTACCATCAGCCGTCTTTACCTTGCCCCCACTGGCCGCTGTCGGACTAACCGAGGAACAGGCTACTGAGCAGGGCCTGGACGTTACCGTAACGTATCAGGAAACGAAAGACTGGTACACATCAAAGCGCATCAACGAACCCGTTTCAGCCTTCAAAACACTGGTCGATAAAAAGAGCGGACTAATTGTAGGGGCTCACGTCTTAGGAGCGGGGAGTGACGAGCTGATCAACGTTTTCACACTAGCCATGAAATATAAGATTTCTGCGAAAGAGCTGGCAGGCACGTTGATGGCTTACCCAACACATGCGTCAAATTTGTCGTCGATGTTGCCAGATGAGTAA
- a CDS encoding winged helix-turn-helix domain-containing protein: MRNLRVNGRIWLEADERFMGIGRLELLDHIASTGSINQAAKAMQMSYKRAWELVQSMNTQADKPLVSTQTGGERGGGTVITPEGERYLTYYRNLQARFQQFLQTETQSLATLVSD, encoded by the coding sequence ATGAGAAATTTACGGGTAAACGGACGAATCTGGCTCGAAGCCGACGAGCGGTTTATGGGCATTGGTCGGCTCGAACTGCTGGATCATATTGCCAGCACGGGTTCGATCAACCAGGCAGCCAAAGCCATGCAAATGTCGTACAAGCGAGCCTGGGAACTGGTGCAGTCTATGAACACCCAAGCCGATAAACCGCTGGTGAGTACACAAACGGGTGGCGAAAGGGGGGGAGGTACGGTGATAACACCCGAAGGCGAACGCTATCTGACGTATTATCGGAACTTACAGGCGCGTTTTCAGCAGTTTCTGCAAACTGAAACGCAGTCGCTGGCCACACTGGTGTCTGACTAA